From Mauremys mutica isolate MM-2020 ecotype Southern chromosome 17, ASM2049712v1, whole genome shotgun sequence, one genomic window encodes:
- the MTMR11 gene encoding myotubularin-related protein 11 isoform X1 translates to MLSGSKNSFKIQQHKPGPALRGPKSSDMNSGRNRNCQAFPCIPGEHVLEAAAHVRKIVRSRDGEGSILGTLYCTNLRVAFVPEPAPGDTVGAPRCSTCLHSEHDVALPCIGRLVAVNSVTKAKVLTASSTLKFIPEELVLYCRDFRVLRFRFRDSGLEPRACQVTLAIVQAQESSSASAGKWYDTGAIRNLENAWLSTEESSSSPPTLLFERPCDWEKELRRLGAAGWRVSPVNERFDMATSLPKYLWVPSRLLDNELKRAFGHFNARRIPRLCWHHPGGSDLLRAAGFHADSDPEKEDVRSVEALMLAGHAQCVIVETAADLPSPAEIQLSYLKLRALCLPDSSVADEKWLSALEGTRWLEHVRACVRKACEVAALLAERSRSIMLQGRVSRSLLWPRHRLDALRLGQVCESDDRDLNCLLASLVQVLWDPHARTQSGFQSLLQKEWVVAGHPFLQRLNLLRDNDREESPVFLLFLDCVWQLLQQFPASFEFTETYLVALHDSSYIPFFSTFLFNCQWERDRRNQHRASNQIYAPVNGWREPPPLEILQKGGRLAKERGGPYLPTIWDWALRYTTQQRAQFRNPAYARGSGSTTVPNGKSAPLGGDKLEAALSGNGTMYLFAKGALSPQTHLFPWKNGSLSKKGWRRAQSSESLSEQDRSLRSSPSGCPLQSEGLLLPASVGPLIRLWRRCYLRGSQEVQRGLFASTLAELAEELDLLRERLGD, encoded by the exons CTGAGAGGTCCAAAGTCCTCTGACATGAACAGCGGGCGAAACAGGAACTGCCAGGCTTTCCCGTGTATCCCAG GGGAACACGTCCTGGAAGCGGCAGCTCACGTGAGGAAGATCGTCCGCTCCAGGGATGGCGAAGGATCCATCCTGGGCACACTGTACTGCACCAACCTGAGAGTCGCCTTCGTGCCAGAGCCGGCCCCGGGTGACACGGTGGGG GCCCCTCGCTGTTCCACTTGCCTGCACAGTGAGCACGACGTGGCCCTGCCCTGCATCGGGAGGCTGGTGGCAG TGAACAGCGTCACCAAGGCCAAGGTGCTGACGGCCAGCTCTACCCTCAAGTTCATCCCGGAGGAGCTGGTCCTCTACTGCCGGGACTTCCGGGTGCTGCGTTTCCGCTTCCGCGACAGCGGCTTGGAGCCCCGGGCCTGTCAG GTGACGCTGGCCATCGTGCAGGCTCAGGAGAGCAGCAGCGCCAGCGCGGGGAAGTGGTACGACACTGGTGCTATAAGGAACCTGG AGAACGCCTGGCTGAGCACGGAGGAGTCGTCGTCGTCCCCCCCGACGCTGCTCTTCGAGAGGCCCTGTGACTGGGAGAAGGAGCTGAGGCGGCTCGGGGCTGCTGGCTGGAGGGTCAGCCCCGTCAATGAGCGCTTCGACATGGCCACCAG CCTCCCCAAGTACCTCTGGGTCCCCAGCAGGCTCCTGGACAACGAGCTCAAGAGGGCCTTCGGCCACTTCAACGCGAGGCGCATCCCG AGGCTGTGCTGGCATCACCCGGGAGGCAGCGACCTGCTGAGAGCCGCCGGCTTTCACGCCGATTCAGACCCCGAGAAGGAAGACGTGAG GTCTGTGGAAGCGCTGATGCTCGCCGGCCACGCCCAGTGCGTGATAGTGGAGACAGCCGCCgacctgcccagccctgcagagatCCAGCTCTCTTACCTCAAACTTCGGGCCCTCTGCCTTCCTG ACTCCTCTGTGGCCGATGAGAAGTGGCTCTCTGCCCTGGAGGGGACGCGCTGGCTGGAGCACGTCAG GGCTTGTGTGAGGAAAGCGTGCGAGGTGGCCGCCCTGCTGGCAGAGAGGTCCCGCTCCATCATGCTGCAAGGTAGAGTCAGTCGTTCCCTCCTCTGGCCCAGGCACAGGCTGGATGCCCTGAGGCTGGGCCAGGTGTGCG AGTCAGACGACCGGGATCTGAACTGCCTGCTGGCCTCCCTCGTCCAGGTCCTGTGGGATCCCCATGCCCGTACCCAGTCTGGGTTCCAGAGCCTGCTGCAGAAGGAGTGGGTGGTGGCAGGGCACCCTTTCCTCCAGCGCCTCAACCTCCTCCGGGACAACGACCGCGAGGAG TCTCCGGTGTTTCTGCTTTTCCTGGACTGCGTgtggcagctgctccagcagtTCCCAGCATCCTTTGAGTTCACAGAGACATACCTGGTGGCCCTCCATGACAGCAGCTACATACCCTTCTTCAGCACCTTCCTGTTTAACTGCCAGTGggagagagatcgcaggaatCAG CACCGTGCCTCCAACCAGATCTACGCGCCCGTCAACGGCTGGCGGGAGCCCCCTCCCCTGGAGATCCTGCAGAAGGGTGGCCGCCTGGCGAAGGAGAGAGGGGGCCCCTACTTGCCCACCATCTGGGACTGGGCGCTGCGCTACACCACCCAGCAGAGGGCGCAGTTCAGAAATCCAGCCTATGCCAGGGGCAGCGGCAGCACCACTGTTCCAAATGGCAAATCTGCCCCACTAGGGGGCGATAAG ctggaagctgccttgtCTGGGAACGGCACCATGTACCTGTTTGCCAAGGGGGCCCTCTCGCCGCagacccacctcttcccctggaAGAACGGCTCGCTTTCCAAAAAGGGCTGGCGGCGGGCTCAGTCCTCGGAGAGCCTCAGCGAACAGGACCGGTCCTTGAGAAGCAGTCCCAGCGGCTGCCCCCTGCAGTCTGAGGGGCTGCTACTTCCTGCCTCTGTGGGCCCCCTGATCCGGCTCTGGAGAAGGTGTTACCTGCGGGGGAGCCAGGAAGTTCAG CGTGGCCTCTTTGCCTCCACGCTCGCTGAACTCGCggaggagctggacctgcttcgAGAGCGGCTGGGTGACTGA
- the MTMR11 gene encoding myotubularin-related protein 11 isoform X3 — protein sequence MLSGSKNSFKIQQHKPGPALRGPKSSDMNSGRNRNCQAFPCIPGEHVLEAAAHVRKIVRSRDGEGSILGTLYCTNLRVAFVPEPAPGDTVGAPRCSTCLHSEHDVALPKYLWVPSRLLDNELKRAFGHFNARRIPRLCWHHPGGSDLLRAAGFHADSDPEKEDVRSVEALMLAGHAQCVIVETAADLPSPAEIQLSYLKLRALCLPDSSVADEKWLSALEGTRWLEHVRACVRKACEVAALLAERSRSIMLQGRVSRSLLWPRHRLDALRLGQVCESDDRDLNCLLASLVQVLWDPHARTQSGFQSLLQKEWVVAGHPFLQRLNLLRDNDREESPVFLLFLDCVWQLLQQFPASFEFTETYLVALHDSSYIPFFSTFLFNCQWERDRRNQHRASNQIYAPVNGWREPPPLEILQKGGRLAKERGGPYLPTIWDWALRYTTQQRAQFRNPAYARGSGSTTVPNGKSAPLGGDKLEAALSGNGTMYLFAKGALSPQTHLFPWKNGSLSKKGWRRAQSSESLSEQDRSLRSSPSGCPLQSEGLLLPASVGPLIRLWRRCYLRGSQEVQRGLFASTLAELAEELDLLRERLGD from the exons CTGAGAGGTCCAAAGTCCTCTGACATGAACAGCGGGCGAAACAGGAACTGCCAGGCTTTCCCGTGTATCCCAG GGGAACACGTCCTGGAAGCGGCAGCTCACGTGAGGAAGATCGTCCGCTCCAGGGATGGCGAAGGATCCATCCTGGGCACACTGTACTGCACCAACCTGAGAGTCGCCTTCGTGCCAGAGCCGGCCCCGGGTGACACGGTGGGG GCCCCTCGCTGTTCCACTTGCCTGCACAGTGAGCACGACGTGGC CCTCCCCAAGTACCTCTGGGTCCCCAGCAGGCTCCTGGACAACGAGCTCAAGAGGGCCTTCGGCCACTTCAACGCGAGGCGCATCCCG AGGCTGTGCTGGCATCACCCGGGAGGCAGCGACCTGCTGAGAGCCGCCGGCTTTCACGCCGATTCAGACCCCGAGAAGGAAGACGTGAG GTCTGTGGAAGCGCTGATGCTCGCCGGCCACGCCCAGTGCGTGATAGTGGAGACAGCCGCCgacctgcccagccctgcagagatCCAGCTCTCTTACCTCAAACTTCGGGCCCTCTGCCTTCCTG ACTCCTCTGTGGCCGATGAGAAGTGGCTCTCTGCCCTGGAGGGGACGCGCTGGCTGGAGCACGTCAG GGCTTGTGTGAGGAAAGCGTGCGAGGTGGCCGCCCTGCTGGCAGAGAGGTCCCGCTCCATCATGCTGCAAGGTAGAGTCAGTCGTTCCCTCCTCTGGCCCAGGCACAGGCTGGATGCCCTGAGGCTGGGCCAGGTGTGCG AGTCAGACGACCGGGATCTGAACTGCCTGCTGGCCTCCCTCGTCCAGGTCCTGTGGGATCCCCATGCCCGTACCCAGTCTGGGTTCCAGAGCCTGCTGCAGAAGGAGTGGGTGGTGGCAGGGCACCCTTTCCTCCAGCGCCTCAACCTCCTCCGGGACAACGACCGCGAGGAG TCTCCGGTGTTTCTGCTTTTCCTGGACTGCGTgtggcagctgctccagcagtTCCCAGCATCCTTTGAGTTCACAGAGACATACCTGGTGGCCCTCCATGACAGCAGCTACATACCCTTCTTCAGCACCTTCCTGTTTAACTGCCAGTGggagagagatcgcaggaatCAG CACCGTGCCTCCAACCAGATCTACGCGCCCGTCAACGGCTGGCGGGAGCCCCCTCCCCTGGAGATCCTGCAGAAGGGTGGCCGCCTGGCGAAGGAGAGAGGGGGCCCCTACTTGCCCACCATCTGGGACTGGGCGCTGCGCTACACCACCCAGCAGAGGGCGCAGTTCAGAAATCCAGCCTATGCCAGGGGCAGCGGCAGCACCACTGTTCCAAATGGCAAATCTGCCCCACTAGGGGGCGATAAG ctggaagctgccttgtCTGGGAACGGCACCATGTACCTGTTTGCCAAGGGGGCCCTCTCGCCGCagacccacctcttcccctggaAGAACGGCTCGCTTTCCAAAAAGGGCTGGCGGCGGGCTCAGTCCTCGGAGAGCCTCAGCGAACAGGACCGGTCCTTGAGAAGCAGTCCCAGCGGCTGCCCCCTGCAGTCTGAGGGGCTGCTACTTCCTGCCTCTGTGGGCCCCCTGATCCGGCTCTGGAGAAGGTGTTACCTGCGGGGGAGCCAGGAAGTTCAG CGTGGCCTCTTTGCCTCCACGCTCGCTGAACTCGCggaggagctggacctgcttcgAGAGCGGCTGGGTGACTGA
- the SF3B4 gene encoding splicing factor 3B subunit 4: MAAGPISERNQDATVYVGGLDEKVSEPLLWELFLQAGPVVNTHMPKDRVTGQHQGYGFVEFLSEEDADYAIKIMNMIKLYGKPIRVNKASAHNKNLDVGANIFIGNLDPEIDEKLLYDTFSAFGVILQTPKIMRDPDTGNSKGYAFINFASFDASDAAIEAMNGQYLCNRPITVSYAFKKDSKGERHGSAAERLLAAQNPLSQADRPHQLFADAPPPPSVPTPVVTSMGPGVNPPGIPPPGSFPPPVPPPGAMPPGMPPAMPPPPMPPGAGAPGPPSGGTPSGGHPPHPHPFPPGGMHHPGMPPMQVHHGPPGMGQHHHPGPPGSGGQPPPRPPHGMPHPGPPPMGMPPRGPHFGSPMGHPGPMPHHGMRGPPPLMPPHGYSGPPRPPPYGYQRVPLPPRPAQRPPVPPRGPLRGPLP, encoded by the exons ATGGCGGCGGGGCCCATCTCCgagaggaaccagg ATGCTACGGTTTATGTCGGTGGCCTGGACGAGAAGGTCAGCGAGCCGCTGTTATGGGAGCTCTTTCTGCAGGCGGGACCAGTGGTCAATACCCACATGCCCAAAGATCGAGTCACGGGTCAACATCAAG GTTATGGGTTCGTGGAATTCCTCAGCGAGGAAGATGCAGACTACGCCATTAAAATCATGAACATGATCAAGCTGTACGGGAAGCCGATCCGCGTGAACAAGGCCTCGGCCCACAACAAGAACCTGGACGTGGGCGCCAACATCTTCATCGGCAACCTGGACCCGGAGATCGACGAGAAGCTGCTGTACGACACCTTCAGCGCCTTTGGAGTCATCCTGCAGACCCCCAAGATCATGCGGGACCCCGACACGGGCAACTCCAAGGGCTACGCCTTCATCAACTTCGCCAGCTTCGATGCCTCCGACGCCGCCATTGAGGCCATGAACGGACAGTATCTGTGCAACCGGCCCATCACCGTCTCTTACGCCTTCAAGAAGGATTCCAAAGGCGAGCGGCACGGCTCTGCTGCAGAGCGGCTGCTGGCTGCCCAGAACCCCCTCTCTCAGGCAGACCGACCCCATCAGCTGTTTGCAGACGCCCCTCCTCCTCCATCGGTGCCGACCCCTGTCGTCACGTCCATGGGGCCAGGCGTGAACCCGCCAG GCATCCCACCCCCAGGATCGTTTCCCCCGCCAGTGCCGCCACCTGGAGCAATGCCCCCAGGAATGCCTCCTGCCATGCCTCCTCCACCCATGCCACCAGGTGCAGGTGCCCCGGGTCCTCCTTCAGGGGGCACTCCCAGTGGAGGGCACCCTCCTCACCCACATCCTTTCCCACCTGGCGGGATGCATCATCCAG GGATGCCCCCCATGCAGGTGCATCACGGACCACCCGGGATGGGACAGCATCATCATCCAGGGCCCCCGGGGTCAGGaggccagcccccgccccgcccgccccaCGGCATGCCCCACCCTGGACCACCTCCAATGGGCATGCCGCCCAGAGGGCCCCATTTCGGGTCACCCATGG GTCACCCAGGCCCCATGCCCCACCACGGCATGCGTGGGCCGCCTCCACTGATGCCTCCCCATGGTTACAGCGGCCCTCCCCGCCCGCCACCCTATGGCTACCAGCGGGTCCCTCTGCCGCCTCGtcctgcccagagaccccccgTGCCACCTCGTGGGCCTTTGAGGGGACCCCTACCATAA
- the MTMR11 gene encoding myotubularin-related protein 11 isoform X2, whose protein sequence is MLSGSKNSFKIQQHKPGPALRGPKSSDMNSGRNRNCQAFPCIPGEHVLEAAAHVRKIVRSRDGEGSILGTLYCTNLRVAFVPEPAPGDTVGAPRCSTCLHSEHDVALPCIGRLVAVNSVTKAKVLTASSTLKFIPEELVLYCRDFRVLRFRFRDSGLEPRACQVTLAIVQAQESSSASAGKWYDTGAIRNLENAWLSTEESSSSPPTLLFERPCDWEKELRRLGAAGWRVSPVNERFDMATSLPKYLWVPSRLLDNELKRAFGHFNARRIPRLCWHHPGGSDLLRAAGFHADSDPEKEDVRSVEALMLAGHAQCVIVETAADLPSPAEIQLSYLKLRALCLPDSSVADEKWLSALEGTRWLEHVRACVRKACEVAALLAERSRSIMLQESDDRDLNCLLASLVQVLWDPHARTQSGFQSLLQKEWVVAGHPFLQRLNLLRDNDREESPVFLLFLDCVWQLLQQFPASFEFTETYLVALHDSSYIPFFSTFLFNCQWERDRRNQHRASNQIYAPVNGWREPPPLEILQKGGRLAKERGGPYLPTIWDWALRYTTQQRAQFRNPAYARGSGSTTVPNGKSAPLGGDKLEAALSGNGTMYLFAKGALSPQTHLFPWKNGSLSKKGWRRAQSSESLSEQDRSLRSSPSGCPLQSEGLLLPASVGPLIRLWRRCYLRGSQEVQRGLFASTLAELAEELDLLRERLGD, encoded by the exons CTGAGAGGTCCAAAGTCCTCTGACATGAACAGCGGGCGAAACAGGAACTGCCAGGCTTTCCCGTGTATCCCAG GGGAACACGTCCTGGAAGCGGCAGCTCACGTGAGGAAGATCGTCCGCTCCAGGGATGGCGAAGGATCCATCCTGGGCACACTGTACTGCACCAACCTGAGAGTCGCCTTCGTGCCAGAGCCGGCCCCGGGTGACACGGTGGGG GCCCCTCGCTGTTCCACTTGCCTGCACAGTGAGCACGACGTGGCCCTGCCCTGCATCGGGAGGCTGGTGGCAG TGAACAGCGTCACCAAGGCCAAGGTGCTGACGGCCAGCTCTACCCTCAAGTTCATCCCGGAGGAGCTGGTCCTCTACTGCCGGGACTTCCGGGTGCTGCGTTTCCGCTTCCGCGACAGCGGCTTGGAGCCCCGGGCCTGTCAG GTGACGCTGGCCATCGTGCAGGCTCAGGAGAGCAGCAGCGCCAGCGCGGGGAAGTGGTACGACACTGGTGCTATAAGGAACCTGG AGAACGCCTGGCTGAGCACGGAGGAGTCGTCGTCGTCCCCCCCGACGCTGCTCTTCGAGAGGCCCTGTGACTGGGAGAAGGAGCTGAGGCGGCTCGGGGCTGCTGGCTGGAGGGTCAGCCCCGTCAATGAGCGCTTCGACATGGCCACCAG CCTCCCCAAGTACCTCTGGGTCCCCAGCAGGCTCCTGGACAACGAGCTCAAGAGGGCCTTCGGCCACTTCAACGCGAGGCGCATCCCG AGGCTGTGCTGGCATCACCCGGGAGGCAGCGACCTGCTGAGAGCCGCCGGCTTTCACGCCGATTCAGACCCCGAGAAGGAAGACGTGAG GTCTGTGGAAGCGCTGATGCTCGCCGGCCACGCCCAGTGCGTGATAGTGGAGACAGCCGCCgacctgcccagccctgcagagatCCAGCTCTCTTACCTCAAACTTCGGGCCCTCTGCCTTCCTG ACTCCTCTGTGGCCGATGAGAAGTGGCTCTCTGCCCTGGAGGGGACGCGCTGGCTGGAGCACGTCAG GGCTTGTGTGAGGAAAGCGTGCGAGGTGGCCGCCCTGCTGGCAGAGAGGTCCCGCTCCATCATGCTGCAAG AGTCAGACGACCGGGATCTGAACTGCCTGCTGGCCTCCCTCGTCCAGGTCCTGTGGGATCCCCATGCCCGTACCCAGTCTGGGTTCCAGAGCCTGCTGCAGAAGGAGTGGGTGGTGGCAGGGCACCCTTTCCTCCAGCGCCTCAACCTCCTCCGGGACAACGACCGCGAGGAG TCTCCGGTGTTTCTGCTTTTCCTGGACTGCGTgtggcagctgctccagcagtTCCCAGCATCCTTTGAGTTCACAGAGACATACCTGGTGGCCCTCCATGACAGCAGCTACATACCCTTCTTCAGCACCTTCCTGTTTAACTGCCAGTGggagagagatcgcaggaatCAG CACCGTGCCTCCAACCAGATCTACGCGCCCGTCAACGGCTGGCGGGAGCCCCCTCCCCTGGAGATCCTGCAGAAGGGTGGCCGCCTGGCGAAGGAGAGAGGGGGCCCCTACTTGCCCACCATCTGGGACTGGGCGCTGCGCTACACCACCCAGCAGAGGGCGCAGTTCAGAAATCCAGCCTATGCCAGGGGCAGCGGCAGCACCACTGTTCCAAATGGCAAATCTGCCCCACTAGGGGGCGATAAG ctggaagctgccttgtCTGGGAACGGCACCATGTACCTGTTTGCCAAGGGGGCCCTCTCGCCGCagacccacctcttcccctggaAGAACGGCTCGCTTTCCAAAAAGGGCTGGCGGCGGGCTCAGTCCTCGGAGAGCCTCAGCGAACAGGACCGGTCCTTGAGAAGCAGTCCCAGCGGCTGCCCCCTGCAGTCTGAGGGGCTGCTACTTCCTGCCTCTGTGGGCCCCCTGATCCGGCTCTGGAGAAGGTGTTACCTGCGGGGGAGCCAGGAAGTTCAG CGTGGCCTCTTTGCCTCCACGCTCGCTGAACTCGCggaggagctggacctgcttcgAGAGCGGCTGGGTGACTGA